In one window of Henckelia pumila isolate YLH828 chromosome 1, ASM3356847v2, whole genome shotgun sequence DNA:
- the LOC140874037 gene encoding uncharacterized protein yields the protein MILPPRKQARVFDLTEEQAQAALDDIIAGTYSLCSYNAYVLVDRGASHTFISEQFAISHDLPIEPLATVVSISLPLGKVIVSVKSVKNCILQYEGNVIEIDCIVLGLSDFGCIIDIDMLTKYSAIVDCFQKVVRFRLGMADEWKFYGKGSRARISLISVLSMTHLLQKGAEGFLIYAIDVLKTSPKLADLPVVSEFVDVFPDEITGFPPIRKTSKQGISNSSLRLRTGIELAKVCEFLALKIEELEQILIDMCSCYSFHIRSTQESRKEKL from the exons ATGATTCTACCTCCTAGGAAACAAGCTCGAGTCTTTGatttgactgaggagcaggctcaagcagcacttGATGACATAATAGCAGGTACTTATTCTCTTTGTAGTTATAATGCTTATGTGCTAGTCGATAGAGGTGCATCACACACGTTTATTTCTGAACAATTTGCTATATCACATGATTTGCCTATTGAGCCATTAGCTACTGTAGTCTCTATCTCTTTACCTTTGGGGAAAGTTATAGTATCTGTGAAATCTGTCAAAAATTGTATACTACAGTATGAAGGCAATGTGATTgagatagactgtattgtgcttggtttgtcagacTTTGGTTGTATTATCGacatagacatgttaaccaagtacagtgCTATAGTTGATTGCTTTCAGAaggttgtgagattcagattagGGATGGCTGATGAATGGAAGTTTTATGGTAAAGGTTCACGAGCTAGAATCTCTTTGATATCTGTATTGTCTATGACTCActtattgcagaaaggagcagaaggATTCCTTATCTATGCTATAGATGtactgaaaactagcccgaaattgGCAGATTTGCCAGTAGTTAGTGAATTTGTTGATGTCTTTCCTGATGAGATCACAGGATTTCCTCCAATTCGAAAG ACTTCAAAACAGGGGATATCAAACTCGAGCCTCCGTCTTCGAACCGGGATTGAATTGGCTAAGGTTTGTGAATTTTTAGCTTTAAAGATTGAagaacttgagcagattttgattgatatGTGTTCTTGTTATAGTTTTCATATTAGAAGCACTCAAGAATCAAGAAAAGAGAAgctataa